TGCCAATTTTTGTAGTCATTTAATTTATTAggaagcaaagaaaaaaaaattataagaatataTTATAAGAATATCACTGTTACATTCATTATCCTAGACAGTGAATCAAAGTTTAcacttatgatttatttttttttatcaaaattgaggACATAAGTGACGTATAATCTCAATAATACTAATACTATATGatcttaataatatttattttagaagaGATCAGtaaaactattaaaatattCCTTTAAGAAAGTCAattcaaatttatcaaatatctTTTTTTCAAACTCTGTAGGTGAATAACATGTTAATTTCATATCTCAAAGGATTCAATACAGATAAGGAAAATTTGATCCCATTCTTATCAAGTTCGAAAAATCATCTCAAAATTGATGGGATACGAGCTTGGAGATTTCAAAGCCTATTCCAAGTACCATGTCTCCTCCGGTCAcattacaaaatgcaaaaactCCCTTCCAAGTACAAAATCTGACTCAATCGATATTACTTTCAACGCTTACTTTTATAGAGTTATCCATTTTTTCTTTACCAACTTGAGCATCAAAGGCCAAATCAAAAAACTTAGCCTCATTTCATTCTTTTGTAGATATAATTCTTGAGATGCCAACtccaaaatataaatatcaaaatcaagatTTCAAAATAGGGTGTGATAATTGACCTAGAACCATCATCATAAAATAATggtacacaaataaattattttacaaaaaattataaaatgatgtGTCCTTTTTGTTTTACATCGTATTCATTGAAAAGCAAAAAAGCCATCATCATAATAGGGACTcatatttataaacatatagTTCAAAACTTCTATAACATTTCATTTTCCATAATAAGGATAATTTCTATCGAAGCATAATGAACATAATGAttcaaatttatgaaaattctaTTGCTTCTAGTGGCATTTTCTACATAAAAAAAAGTGTAAgaatatcttatttatttatttatttattgccaCCGTAAGAACATCGTTTTTCATTAATAAGGGTAATTCCAATTCTTTAATAGAACGTTTAAACACTGTATCATTATCCAATTTATATAAATGTCTCTGTGTTACCACTTTATTTCTTGAGGTACCTGAGGTCCTTGTCGAACAGAAGGATCAAAGGGGTCCCCAACCACCCAACTCTTTGCCTTTTCCAACAGCTTCTTCACAAATTCATCATAAATCCCTTCTTGGACAAACACTCTCGAACCAGCCACACAAATTTCACCCTTCAAGcccaatattattagaagagTTAATACAATCGAGCATGGGAGAAAactaaatgcaagaaattaataattaattgaagtGTCACCCTACTTTGTTAAATAGAGCGCCTAACAGAGCAAGATGTGTAGCTTTATCAATATCTGCATCATCAAAAATGATGAGAGGTGACTTTCCCCCAAGTTCAAGTGACACCTGCTTTAAGTTGCTCGTTGCTGCAGCTTGCATTACAAGGCGTCCCACTTCTGTCGATCCTGTAAAACTTATCTACACACATAAACACCATAAACACAGCAATGTCACTAAAAAGATGGGGTATATATTTCTTGGCATTTTATGATCACTGACGTCAGGAAAACATAGAAAAAGTACTTTTCTCAgcatttttatgatatttaagCGAAAACCCAGAAAAAAGTTGGGTGAAACAACAAGTTTCTAGCATTTTGTTGGTGgaaaaaattactatttaatgTGGACGACTGTTAATTATTTTGTTCGTGAAAAACAAGTTGAATGTTAAGTTGATAATGCTCATATATGTATGATATGAAAGGTGTAGAGTCGACAATAATTAAGGTGAGGTGTATGATGGgccaaaattaaaacattagaCTAGGGTTAGGAATTATGTGGGCGCTATACTCACTTTATCAATTTCCATGTGAGAGCACATAGCCTTACCGGCTGTTCTTCCAAACCCTGTTATTACATTCAGCACTCCATCAGGAATACCAGCCTGCAGATCAAAAGAGCTAGGTCATTAAAACATCTAGTTTCGGCCATAAGGGCTTTACAACAATGGAGGTTAATCAAATAGTGCAAGCGAAATTAGAGCTGAATTAATTACCTGCTTAGCTAGATGAGCATAATAAAGAGCTGAAAGAGGAGTTTGCTCCGCTGGCTTGACAACCATGGTGCAGCCAGCGGCTAGGGCTGGGCTAACCTTCAAGAAGAACATGGTAGTTGGGTAGTTCCAAGGAATGATGTGGCCGACGACACCGATCGGCTCCAGCAGGGTGTAAGCTTGAAACTCGCCCGACATCTTTAGTGTCTCCCCGTGAATCTTGTCGGCAGCGCCAGCGTAGTAACGCAGAAGATCTGCTGCCCCCGGAATGTCCTTGGCCTTGCCCCAGCTGAACAGCTTCCCGGCGTCAATGGTGTCCAAAGCGGCTAGCTCCTGCGCGTTCTCGTTGATCAAGTCTGCCAGTTTCATTAGTATCCTTGCCCTTGCCTAACACCATTGACAGCAACACCAAATGAGCGGGCAAAATTTTGCCATAAGGTtgttttctatatattttttctgtgtcattaattatataatcattaatgatttgtatCATTAAAGTTACTTACTGAGCCAGATAAGCGAGGCCAAGGTCCATGATCAAAAGCTTCTCGGGCAGCTTTCACAGCTAGATCAACATCATCTTTGCCTCCTTCTGCAACTCTTGCTATCACTTCTCCTGTTCTTGGATCTATTGTCTCAAATGTTTTTCCttcatttaaaatattcaatacttAAATAACTTCGTATATATCAAACTTTTATCTTACTATATGAGAATAATCAAACATTAACCAATATAATTATCTTCTAAATCTTGTAAAACTATGCACTCAAAGATAATTGATCAAAAGGGAAACTATGATGGGAGAATAAAAAATCCCACTTAATTAGTTCTCCCCAAAcaaaaagagttttttttttaagagatttTTTATTCCTTTCCCAATAATTGTTAGTCTCCGTCAAATTTAATTGCTTTTGAGTAAAATCTATGATGCATAGAAATATCTCAAAAGTGTCATTTTGacgttttttaaatattttttgtattaaaatgtcaaaaaataccaaaaaaaaaacttttttagccatattttcattttaaaaatattttagagcgttttataatattaaaaaaatatcaaaatacatttctagttaaaaaatacattttcatcCACTAAGAAGAGGTTAGAGACAGGAAAAAAAATCGTCTCGTATCAAGTTAGAGAcctaatttttttccaaaaaaaaaaagaattccatctctatttaaattttaattttagattgaataactattttttatattaaaaattatatttataaaaaaattctatattattttatttgcatgtttccctcatttttgtttcctattttttaaaaaataattttttatttttgtttcgtattatgtctattttttatttttgtttctgaaCAACCTAAAGTAAAAATCAAACTTGAAATTTGATCACCcttaaatggaaaaataaataCTCTAAACtcggtaaaaaaataaataaataaaaatcactaTTCTACATATATAGTAGCATGCATAGACATGGAAAGATGAACAGTGCAGTTGAACATAATGAGATATTAAGATGGATCCTGATCAaacagaaaatataattaagttcTAATGATtagaaagaatatatatatatatatatatgaaagaacCTGAAATGGAATCCACAAACTCTCCATTGATGAACAGCTTCTTGAACTTTATCGCTGGGATCTTCGTCAATGCCGCTGAACTCCCATTCCTCTCTCCCTCCATCTCTCCTCTGTGTCTCTCTGAAGTTATAACTCTATTGCAATTAACTTCAGCTTTCCTTGTAGATATGCATATacacatgtgtatatatatccagATCCAGATGGGCTATTTGAGTATTCTATGCCATCAATGACGTGTAATCCAATGCTCAGCAAAAGGACAGCTGCTTTGACTTgggataataaataaattagtcatgAATCAAACAAAAATCCTCATTAAATTAATGATATATAGTTCCATACAGTATTAAGCAACTTCCCATCTATCacttcaatatttatttaattttctgtcTTCAGTTGGGTACTACGTAAGACTGAGTGTTTTCATTGATGCGtagttgtttttgtttttgattgtTTCATGACATGACAAATAATACTTGACTCGTCAAAAAAGAATCTAATTGAACTGTTTCAATTAAGCTGTAAGtatcatttgattatttatcttttgtaagaGTAAGACCCGTTATAATTCTTTACTTAACCAAGCAAGACAAATAGCCCATGATCGTGGATATGGATGCACTGATTCGATGAACTTCAagatcaatcaatcaattaaaaatgaGCAATCACTCCAACCAGTCATCTTCACCTCTTTCCGCCATAGACGGCCATTCAAGGTCTCTGCTAGGTGAAACTTTTGACGCTAGTAGTtggcaaattaattaataacaattCCTTCCGAGGGCTGGCGTAGCAGTATACTAATATGAAGGAAAGTCAAGACACCATATGCTTATTTGCAAATAAATAGTTGATGTGACTAGAAATGTTTTTTGATCAATGCCTTAATAAAATTCATGGGGATTTGAGTGGAAGGGGTAATTGGCGATAAATGGCATTGTCTATAACAACCCTAAAGGACTATTTTATGAAGTTATGAATGACACTTTTAAGTGTTGTAATTCTGAGTTCTTTTTCAGTCAATTTTCTTTTAGCACGTTATCATTGATAAATTGCgttattttataagaatttttatattaaaatatttatttgaatgtattagTGGTATTTGAATGATACGAGGAGGACTGGGGTGGGCATCGTGTGGCTAACGGGGCAATATATGTATGTAAGGTTGATTAGTATTAGTGTTGAATGGGCATGGGTTTGACCCAGCAATAATGCTCCAAATTTGCTGGTTGCTTTAAAGAATTGGATTTCTTGAATGAATAATGCTATTGGGTTCAATTTTTTAGACCTAAGAAATCTTTGTATTTTGGTTGATTTTGTAGTGATTCACTTATATCATgacttgaaatttatatttaaagcTAGTACATAGGcattgtttattgtttattgtttattaatcaagatatagaccaaaaaaattatgatacgaaaagtattcaaaatttttatatttttcaaaatttatattcaaagctagtatataatttatatgaattgAAAGGAGGAGAGAGTTGATAATGTTATTTTGTATGActtattaagatttttttaaatgccTTAAAAGGAATACCTATGTGAAAAACACATACTTAACCTCTCACTTTATTCATGAGATTAGACTCAACAAAGTTGATTTAGGTAAACTAACTCATGCTATACTTTTAAGTGTAATCTAATTTGGACAAATACATTTGTTATTAATGTGTCATTAGCAACAACTCATTAAAAACCAAAATAAGTCTAAAAggccaaaataattttttgagataaaaagatataatttttccCTAATCAAGGGAAAAGAGGTCCCGaacaaaatgcaaataaaataactctgacattcaaaaattcatccaaaagttatataaaaaaaataaatattatcaacAAAGATCCTAATATTAATGAATCTTGAAATATTACGATAAATATTATCTtgaagaattcaaattctaagagatttgaaaaaattctatactcttatataaataaatgagccCTCATTTCAAAAGAGATATATCTCTAATActgattttaatataaattttaaatttttagtatctaatttaaatattaagatATATTTGTGCAGGTAGTTCAATGTgctttttgatcattttatttcttacaaAATCAAAGTAACCTGACAAAGACTAATGCTAACGAGCTGTTACCATGCATGCCCCAGGTGGCATATGTTATGTTTTTAGTCAATTAAACTTCCCCATTTATTAAGagaacaattaaaaataaatggcaCACGGATTTCGCCATTTAGGAGATGgactttatataaaattatgtatttggCTTAATTTGACTGGAAACCCTTTTCCTCAAGTAGAAACCCTTGTTGAGTGGAGAGAATAAGGGATGAAGCTTTGACTAAAACGGATTCGGGTTGATCACTGACTCAGTTATTCATAAAttatctttaatattttactaggaagaacaaaatatcattcattaatattttactaattaagaAGGTCAAACTATCATTAACAACTATTATTAACTTTTTGTTAATGCCAAATACCAATTCATACCAGCATCATTAGGCCACATCTGTAATTTTGTTTATGtacttttctgttttttttatcatttaaactttttattattttaattatatttttaaattaatttaactcttatactttaatttttcttttcccataACAACttctttgtattattttgattatatctctAAATATACATTTTCGAGTAAATTTAACTCTAGTACTTTAATGTAAATAAAGTATGACATGTATTTTGtcatttaactttattttttgattatggttttaaatttttacaaccAAATGgataatggtttggttatggttttaaatttttaaaactaaataggtaatggtttgattttggttttagtaatttaagtttggtttggttatgattttggcaaaaaccgaaaccaaaccgaactatTGCCAACCTTAATCACTCttaactaaaaattattaagTAGATTATGGATTTTGAGAAGGTAAGTACTTAAAGTATAGTGTAGAGGTCTTTCTTATTATTCTGGGGTTTGCTTTGATTTTTGGGTGTGGTATCtctatattaattaataataatatctcattatttatcaaaaaaaagtgaattttcttatttaattagaaatagggtttggataaagttgtttcatcttgtttgtttgaatggaaaaaaggaattgaaaatcaaatgactatttcattttattattatgttttgatacgtttttaattttatggaacaaaataattaaaataattagctaacataaataatcttttaaattataaatattaaaaaatcccacaaaaattatatttaactcCAAAAcaatataattacaaaatatatgttaaaaaattattttttccattttagctaaaaatattaaataaaaagaataaagataatttattttaattttcaaataaaagcaTGTTTAAGGGATGAGAGATTGCAGCGGACGACGACAAGTTTATATATATGGCAATATgtaactataaaaaaaaagagtgtaAAATGTAATCATGTGAAATTCATTTTAGAGTGGAGAAGCTTTctatcaattttataattagaaGTCTTTTAATCAATTTGAGGAAAAGGTCATCTCCTAAGAAACGGATCACTTCCATTCCTTTGAGGCAACTAAATAACCTTTGGTAAGAATCTTATTCTGATTCCTATTTCCTCGTCCTCCATTCTATCCAACCAAACATGACCTATCAAATTAAGACTTTttagtgtgtgtgtgagtgagtgagagagagagagagagagatggttcGGTTAAAGTGATAGGTTGGAAGATCCTCAAAAGGCAAGTCTTCGCTTGCAATTGGCTTTGCTGAAGATTGTAATAGCATGCTGCTAAGATATGTTCATTTCATAGATTACAACAACATTTTTACTAACTTAGCATCGATCtatgatttctttctttctttttctctcagtTATAAACCAAAACCCAGAAGAAAACTTCAAAAGGAGCAGTACCCTTACATTCTTACAGAAACTCTACAGATTTGTTTGTTGGATTTGAACCGCCTCTTGAAGAACACTCCTCAAGTGGAGGCAAAGACCACATTAGCAGAAACCAACCACATTCTCAACTCCACTAGTTTAAACGATAATCGATTGCAGATGCAACTCGACTGTATCGGCAGCATTGAGTTGTTCCAGCAGCCTGCGAGTATttaaggaggaaaaaaaaaacatgagaatAGTGTAAATGAATGGCATTTTGTGTCTGAAGTAAGGTTTCAAACAGATTCAGGTCTTTTTATAGGAGAGATTAGCACCACAAGCATGaaactgaaaggaaaagaaatcgACACAGCTTCAAACATGAAACAGACTCGGCATCATCCATTTCAAAATTGAGAGAGATGTGAGATAGCTTTTGGTTTGACAGATTTTGCACAACCAGTGATGCACAAGAAGTCGGGTTATGGAGGGGAAGCATACCAGTTTCTTCAGTTTCAGCTTTCATGTCTCAGACTTTAAGACACTGTTCTCCCATAACATATCGATGCAATATACAGATTCTTTGCCCATTTTTCCTACAAAGATGGGAAAGCATATGTAAGTGACTGCTGTGAGAATAAAATCACATTATAACTACTTATAAAGCACAGTACATTTGAGTCAAAATCCTTGAATGCTCTTGTTTCTCATTAGAACTAGTTAACTCCCCAACTGAAATTTTTCACTTGAAGAACTCCATAGACGACATTCGGCTCGTGAGACTGGCCTTCATTGACCACTGAGGTTTATTTTTTAAGGGGCCTTCACTCTACAAAGTTGCTTAGTACTGGccaaaaagtttaaaaataagcCTATCTATCTAAAGAATAAAGCAAATGCTTGACAATTCCTTCAAGAAGAAATTGCTGAGTAGAGCTCTATCCCAATTGAAAGAATACACCAAGTCACAAACCATGCGATTCAAGGAACTGCCATGTCAAAAACTTAACTCATTATTGTCTCAGCAGTGTTTGAAGAGCATTTAACAAACTCTCTAACAGATCATTGATATGATCGTTTTATTGATAGCTGTGCTGTTCTAAATAGTGGGAAAAGGCTTCTACAAATTGGATCATGTCAAGAACATATTCCATATGCAAGGGTTCAGCTTGTTTTATAGAAGCTAGCATCCATTAAATGCGTGTAGTTAGAATAAATTTGATTGCACACCCACATTGGGATTGCTCGAGGGGGTTGCCTCATTTTTCGCCACAATACTTTATGTCATCATTAACTTTGTTGTTAACCACAACCTTGTCTAGCAAAAAGGGAAGCCATGTACGTACAAGAAAAACCTTAGAATTTTAGTGTCAGAAACAAACCTGCATAGAGCTTCAGATGGTACATCAAACACAGTTGTATTAATgtctagaaaaataaaaaaggaaagctTTATTTTCAAGGGGCCTTTAGGAAAACCAAATGCCTAGGCAACATCTCTGTATCACTGCCACTCTTCAAAAATGAGGCCATAAAGTAAGATGAAAATGTTTCCGAGGCTCatattcattatttttcatatttttgggagCTTGGGAGGCCAGGTTTGATGGTGGTTTTCAAGTCCACCTTGATCTGATCTGATCTTGATCTATCCAAATCAAACTCTTGCTAATCAATGGCCAAGAGACCAGCTTGTAGTAGAAATCATTGAcgaaatatttgtttatttggtAAAAGGCAAAGCCAGTTATAgagtatataaaaaatttcgTCTTCTCTGATAGAGATCTTTTAACCCCAAAGTCCAATGAAGTAATTAACACCCATTCctaacaaccccccccccccccccaaaaaaaaaaaaaaaagaaaaaaaataaaagaaaag
The sequence above is a segment of the Diospyros lotus cultivar Yz01 chromosome 7, ASM1463336v1, whole genome shotgun sequence genome. Coding sequences within it:
- the LOC127806220 gene encoding aldehyde dehydrogenase family 2 member C4-like isoform X1; translated protein: MEGERNGSSAALTKIPAIKFKKLFINGEFVDSISGKTFETIDPRTGEVIARVAEGGKDDVDLAVKAAREAFDHGPWPRLSGSARARILMKLADLINENAQELAALDTIDAGKLFSWGKAKDIPGAADLLRYYAGAADKIHGETLKMSGEFQAYTLLEPIGVVGHIIPWNYPTTMFFLKVSPALAAGCTMVVKPAEQTPLSALYYAHLAKQAGIPDGVLNVITGFGRTAGKAMCSHMEIDKISFTGSTEVGRLVMQAAATSNLKQVSLELGGKSPLIIFDDADIDKATHLALLGALFNKGEICVAGSRVFVQEGIYDEFVKKLLEKAKSWVVGDPFDPSVRQGPQVDKIQFEKILSYIEHGKREGATLLTGGKRHGKKGYYIQPTIFTNVTDDMLIARDEIFGPVMSLMKFKTVEEAIKRANDTRYGLAAGIVTNNLDIANTVSRSVRAGLIWINCYFALETDCPFGGCKMSGFGRDMGMDGLRKYLHVKSVVTPIYNSPWL
- the LOC127806220 gene encoding aldehyde dehydrogenase family 2 member C4-like isoform X2, yielding MEGERNGSSAALTKIPAIKFKKLFINGEFVDSISGKTFETIDPRTGEVIARVAEGGKDDVDLAVKAAREAFDHGPWPRLSGSARARILMKLADLINENAQELAALDTIDAGKLFSWGKAKDIPGAADLLRYYAGAADKIHGETLKMSGEFQAYTLLEPIGVVGHIIPWNYPTTMFFLKVSPALAAGCTMVVKPAEQTPLSALYYAHLAKQAGIPDGVLNVITGFGRTAGKAMCSHMEIDKISFTGSTEVGRLVMQAAATSNLKQVSLELGGKSPLIIFDDADIDKATHLALLGALFNKGEICVAGSRVFVQEGIYDEFVKKLLEKAKSWVVGDPFDPSVRQGPQVDKIQFEKILSYIEHGKREGATLLTGGKRHGKKGYYIQPTIFTNVTVTK